From the Natranaeroarchaeum aerophilus genome, one window contains:
- a CDS encoding type II secretion system F family protein, with product MSLDRTGGSGGGVGSGDGLGDAFYPLYERLFADDSDFVADVEQKLAESRMPSTVEMYISRALAIGVISGVILWALGTLLGYSLVAMGLFGQDPLLGIPIANEALLELVISLRVPLVIAVTGLVFGTIGFAVGFGALVAVPYSRSSARKREINMLLPDAVSFMYALSVGGLNQLEILEAMANAEDTYGEVAREFQTIVQETEYFDTDYRSAIRNQAMTSPSDELSQFLTDMLSIVNSGGDMQSFLDDKKEKHMRTAKQQQEMTLETLELFGEMYMTLSLFPLLLIIILVIMEMMGQDQTMMLYGTVYALVPLTGLGFLVLISTVKEDEPGDGYLNPEGSSQWVKVDTDTGILNLGLVEEYTGEFGVFDRMKDREGTYETLKIIRRPHIFFRDNPLMTLALTVPVALVVVVTALASGSVPTSWEGMQENAVWGTFAYVYLPLYIVLIPLTIFYEWNVRHRKKVLSDMSDSLRKLSSANDTGMTLLESFSTVSDTSSGKLATEFETMYAKVNYGMSLRDALVEFNNKYHMPRMARTIKLISKAQEASSQITDVLTTAAQASENQDDIERERRSRTLMQVVIIIMTYLTLLAVMAILQTQFLDVMAGLTEGAADAGELDGAGAGGGPEALGSDVDTQLMSMLFLHAVTMQAILSGMISGYIRDAEILSGMKFVIVLMTIALVTWMLIT from the coding sequence ATGAGCCTCGACAGGACTGGGGGCTCCGGTGGCGGCGTTGGCTCCGGTGACGGTCTTGGCGATGCGTTCTACCCGCTGTACGAGCGACTGTTCGCCGACGATAGCGACTTCGTCGCCGACGTCGAGCAGAAACTGGCCGAGTCCCGGATGCCGTCGACGGTCGAGATGTACATCTCGCGGGCGCTCGCGATCGGCGTCATCAGCGGCGTCATCCTCTGGGCGCTGGGGACGCTGCTAGGCTACTCACTGGTCGCCATGGGGCTGTTCGGGCAGGACCCACTGCTTGGCATCCCAATCGCGAACGAGGCCCTGCTGGAACTGGTTATCAGCCTGCGTGTCCCCCTGGTTATCGCCGTTACTGGACTCGTCTTCGGGACGATCGGGTTTGCAGTCGGCTTTGGCGCACTCGTTGCGGTCCCGTACTCCCGGTCGTCCGCACGGAAACGCGAGATCAACATGCTGTTGCCCGACGCGGTCTCTTTCATGTACGCCCTCTCGGTGGGGGGGTTGAATCAACTCGAAATCCTCGAAGCGATGGCCAACGCCGAAGACACCTATGGCGAGGTGGCCCGTGAGTTCCAGACCATCGTGCAGGAAACCGAGTATTTCGATACTGACTACCGGAGTGCGATCCGGAACCAGGCGATGACATCGCCCAGCGACGAGCTGAGTCAGTTTCTGACGGATATGCTCTCGATCGTCAACAGCGGCGGGGACATGCAGAGCTTCCTCGACGACAAAAAGGAAAAGCACATGCGAACCGCCAAACAGCAACAGGAGATGACCCTCGAAACCCTGGAGCTGTTCGGGGAGATGTACATGACGCTCTCCCTGTTCCCGCTCTTGCTAATTATCATTCTCGTCATCATGGAAATGATGGGGCAGGACCAGACGATGATGCTGTACGGAACCGTCTACGCGCTGGTCCCCCTGACCGGTCTCGGATTCCTCGTGTTGATCTCGACGGTCAAAGAAGACGAGCCGGGTGACGGTTATCTCAATCCGGAGGGCTCGAGTCAGTGGGTAAAGGTCGATACTGATACCGGGATTCTCAACCTCGGGTTAGTCGAGGAGTACACCGGCGAGTTCGGCGTCTTCGACCGCATGAAAGACCGCGAGGGGACCTACGAAACGCTCAAAATCATCCGCCGGCCACATATCTTCTTCAGGGATAACCCGCTAATGACGCTCGCGCTGACTGTCCCCGTTGCACTCGTCGTCGTCGTCACGGCTCTGGCATCCGGCTCGGTGCCGACCTCGTGGGAGGGAATGCAAGAGAACGCCGTCTGGGGAACGTTCGCCTACGTCTACCTGCCGCTGTACATCGTTCTTATTCCACTGACGATCTTCTACGAGTGGAACGTCAGACACCGAAAGAAGGTGCTCAGCGATATGTCCGACAGTCTCCGAAAGCTTTCCAGTGCGAACGACACGGGGATGACGCTCCTGGAGTCCTTTAGCACGGTCTCGGATACGTCCTCGGGCAAGCTCGCCACGGAGTTCGAGACGATGTACGCGAAGGTCAACTACGGGATGAGTCTCCGGGATGCCCTCGTGGAGTTCAACAACAAGTACCACATGCCGCGGATGGCCCGGACCATCAAACTCATCAGCAAGGCTCAGGAGGCCTCCAGCCAGATCACCGACGTGCTCACGACGGCTGCACAGGCCAGCGAGAACCAGGACGATATCGAGCGCGAGCGTCGCTCCCGGACCCTGATGCAGGTCGTCATCATTATCATGACCTACCTGACGCTGCTGGCCGTGATGGCGATCCTCCAGACCCAGTTCCTCGACGTGATGGCCGGCCTGACAGAGGGTGCGGCCGATGCTGGCGAACTTGACGGGGCTGGTGCTGGCGGTGGTCCCGAGGCACTTGGCTCGGACGTCGACACGCAGCTCATGTCGATGTTGTTCCTGCACGCGGTGACGATGCAGGCGATCCTCTCGGGGATGATCAGCGGCTACATCCGCGACGCCGAGATCCTCAGCGGGATGAAGTTCGTGATCGTCCTCATGACAATCGCACTGGTGACCTGGATGTTGATCACCTAA
- a CDS encoding ATPase, T2SS/T4P/T4SS family, which yields MAIDDADQSGSRGFESADESAAPAEDEQESSSDAVRVGEYTWADFMEEFGYGDEVDDLYPDPPEEELGLDSGEDEELEPPKPTGDDWQNTSLDPATYLGFQPDGFTDVVADFAAPWAKDWDRTLWSYIDPMQTAAVKDEYEWEHFKQEFYYEGRGTDVKAPKNSDGEPVPWEPSDYLGFDPDTVEGRLHAGGDRAEILSDLIDERTVNVREEVEEDEFFTTDSGYTTVVNRYDLEKAVPMAKKLHFREENRYWVNKPYAFVILFHSEKENEKKYYLIEPHQNEIEDNLRDFLTGKLRTAIKYADDEIATAGDEESRKDVLDRETKRLLRRYDLFSATADQESGIVDEIKKLMGKDVEDDDEERQLEGIEVRPEPAVLADDPESLTEYQVEKLLYLLKRDFIGYERIDGIKHDINVEDISCDGYNSPVFVYHTDYEQIISNVYHEEDELDDFVVKLAQRSGKGISKRRPQVDATLPDGSRSQLTLGREVSDHGTNYTIRQFKDVPFTPIDLINWNTFSLDEMAFLWLCIENHKSLIFAGGTASGKTTSLNAVSLFIPSNTKIVSIEDTREVELPQRNWIASITRPSFSDDDEGDVDEFDLLEAALRQRPDYIVMGEIRGEEGRTLFQVMSTGHTTYTTFHADSVGEVLKRFTTEPINVSKTMFTALDLVSIQTQTRVQGHKVRRNKELTEVNHYDAENDEINVQDVYQWQAETDEFLKMGESNTLEEIKFDRGWGQERLERELEERRTILAYLIKNDLSEYSKVAATIQAYINDPDTILTLIANGQLEDSLEDLREMESVLIDVDPEKEALVPRPSANEEGMNEATDILERAQESIFEEYRGKTPSGLSTTLDDMAEPEDTEVTGETDEFEFDAADDAFGVDEDSFDFGMDDVDDPGWLSEEDGFFFGGDDVTGEASADAGGADTVATDARDAIENLSAEATDVEDTTESGSDLPATVPDEESEETATADSTAPDASGTAPSPPEDEQVDTPAVGSDTESTETGGDGTAEESTDAPQSPEAATESGEPADSGDAPVPDEPPEQSTETQASADTDEPVSPTWDDDTGGDSDVGGDDDSDGEPADDTASVFGETPESGVFSERDDPDGGSLFDDRDEAPFGEDAGPVETDVEHPQESTPAEPDTEPEGEAEQPADDESEPEITIEVPDEGAATTEGEQASDTTESANGSTGTETPDEPEVEPPSESPAPVEREVDQSRETVDPDEPSEQGTEPDHPEAEGDEDGTVFDEIDSDEDGTVFDEIDSDEGEEHDGGVIDERIEGFEYVDFDAEDGED from the coding sequence ATGGCTATTGATGACGCCGACCAGTCGGGGTCACGTGGATTCGAATCCGCCGATGAGTCGGCCGCTCCCGCCGAGGACGAGCAGGAGTCGTCCTCGGATGCTGTGCGTGTCGGGGAGTACACGTGGGCCGATTTTATGGAGGAGTTTGGCTACGGTGATGAAGTCGACGATCTCTATCCGGATCCCCCCGAAGAAGAACTCGGTCTGGACAGTGGCGAAGACGAGGAGCTCGAGCCGCCGAAGCCGACTGGCGATGACTGGCAGAATACGTCGCTCGATCCGGCCACCTATCTCGGGTTCCAGCCGGACGGCTTTACCGATGTTGTCGCCGACTTTGCCGCACCGTGGGCGAAAGACTGGGACCGGACGCTCTGGTCGTATATCGACCCGATGCAGACTGCCGCGGTCAAAGACGAGTACGAGTGGGAACACTTCAAACAGGAGTTCTACTACGAGGGCCGTGGTACGGACGTCAAAGCGCCCAAGAACTCGGATGGCGAGCCGGTTCCCTGGGAACCATCGGACTATCTGGGCTTCGATCCGGACACCGTAGAGGGCCGTCTACATGCCGGTGGCGACCGGGCGGAGATACTCTCCGATCTCATCGATGAACGAACGGTCAACGTTCGCGAGGAGGTCGAGGAAGACGAGTTTTTCACTACCGACAGTGGCTACACAACGGTCGTCAATCGGTACGATCTCGAAAAGGCCGTGCCGATGGCCAAAAAGCTCCACTTTCGCGAGGAGAACCGGTACTGGGTCAACAAACCCTACGCCTTCGTCATCCTCTTTCACTCCGAGAAGGAAAACGAGAAAAAGTACTACCTGATCGAGCCCCACCAGAACGAGATCGAGGACAATCTCCGGGACTTCCTCACTGGAAAGCTCCGGACGGCGATCAAGTACGCTGACGACGAGATAGCGACCGCCGGTGACGAGGAAAGTCGTAAGGACGTCCTTGATCGAGAGACAAAGCGGCTTCTCAGACGCTACGATCTGTTCAGCGCTACCGCCGACCAGGAAAGCGGCATCGTCGACGAAATCAAGAAGCTGATGGGGAAAGACGTCGAAGATGACGATGAGGAGCGGCAACTAGAGGGGATCGAGGTCCGCCCGGAACCCGCCGTCCTTGCCGACGATCCGGAGTCACTAACGGAGTATCAGGTCGAGAAGCTGCTCTACCTGCTGAAACGTGACTTCATCGGTTACGAGCGGATCGACGGTATCAAACACGACATCAACGTCGAGGATATCTCCTGTGACGGCTACAACTCGCCCGTCTTCGTCTATCACACCGACTACGAGCAGATTATATCGAACGTCTATCACGAGGAGGACGAACTGGACGACTTCGTCGTCAAACTGGCCCAGCGTTCCGGGAAGGGTATCAGCAAGCGGCGTCCACAGGTCGACGCCACGCTGCCCGATGGCTCACGATCACAGCTCACACTGGGCCGGGAAGTGTCCGACCACGGGACGAACTACACGATCCGGCAGTTCAAAGACGTCCCCTTTACGCCGATCGACCTGATCAACTGGAACACCTTCAGCCTCGACGAGATGGCCTTCCTCTGGCTCTGTATCGAGAACCACAAGAGCCTGATCTTTGCCGGCGGTACCGCATCTGGGAAGACGACCAGCCTGAATGCAGTGTCGCTGTTCATCCCCTCGAACACCAAGATCGTCTCCATCGAGGACACCCGGGAGGTCGAGTTGCCACAGCGAAACTGGATCGCCAGCATCACTCGACCCTCCTTCTCCGACGACGACGAGGGCGACGTCGACGAGTTCGACCTGCTGGAGGCCGCACTGCGACAGCGCCCTGATTACATCGTCATGGGTGAGATCCGTGGTGAGGAGGGTCGGACGCTGTTTCAGGTCATGTCGACCGGCCACACCACCTACACGACGTTCCACGCAGACAGCGTCGGTGAGGTGCTCAAACGGTTCACGACCGAACCGATCAACGTCTCGAAGACGATGTTCACGGCGCTGGATCTGGTCTCGATCCAGACCCAGACACGGGTACAGGGTCACAAGGTCCGTCGGAACAAGGAACTCACCGAGGTCAACCACTACGACGCCGAGAACGACGAGATCAACGTTCAGGATGTCTATCAGTGGCAGGCCGAGACCGACGAGTTCCTCAAGATGGGTGAGTCGAACACCTTAGAAGAGATCAAGTTCGATCGTGGGTGGGGTCAGGAGCGACTCGAGCGGGAGCTGGAGGAACGGCGGACGATCCTGGCGTACCTGATCAAGAACGATCTCAGCGAGTACAGCAAGGTCGCGGCGACGATCCAGGCGTACATCAACGATCCGGACACCATTCTCACGCTGATCGCCAACGGACAGCTAGAGGACAGTCTGGAGGACCTCCGCGAGATGGAAAGCGTTCTGATCGATGTCGATCCCGAAAAGGAAGCGCTTGTTCCGCGCCCATCCGCCAACGAGGAAGGGATGAACGAGGCCACAGACATTCTCGAACGCGCACAGGAGTCGATCTTCGAGGAGTATCGTGGGAAGACGCCGAGCGGACTCTCTACCACGTTGGACGACATGGCAGAGCCGGAGGACACGGAGGTCACCGGCGAGACCGACGAGTTCGAGTTCGACGCGGCGGACGACGCGTTCGGCGTGGATGAAGACAGCTTCGACTTCGGTATGGACGATGTCGACGATCCTGGCTGGCTCTCGGAGGAGGACGGGTTCTTCTTCGGCGGCGACGATGTAACAGGGGAAGCGAGTGCGGACGCGGGCGGAGCCGATACGGTTGCAACGGATGCACGGGATGCGATCGAGAACCTTTCGGCAGAGGCTACCGATGTCGAGGATACCACGGAGTCAGGGTCCGACCTACCGGCGACCGTCCCTGACGAGGAGTCCGAAGAGACTGCGACTGCCGATTCGACCGCCCCGGACGCATCGGGAACGGCTCCCTCACCTCCGGAAGACGAACAGGTCGACACTCCTGCAGTGGGATCGGACACCGAATCAACGGAAACGGGGGGTGATGGTACTGCTGAGGAATCGACTGATGCTCCACAGTCTCCGGAAGCGGCGACGGAGAGCGGAGAGCCGGCCGACAGCGGTGATGCTCCCGTCCCTGACGAGCCGCCAGAACAGAGTACAGAAACACAGGCGTCTGCAGACACCGACGAGCCGGTTAGCCCCACGTGGGATGACGACACAGGCGGCGATTCTGACGTTGGGGGCGACGACGATTCGGACGGAGAACCTGCCGACGACACCGCGAGCGTCTTCGGGGAGACGCCCGAGTCTGGTGTGTTCAGTGAGCGCGACGATCCGGACGGCGGTTCCCTGTTCGATGATCGCGACGAAGCACCGTTCGGCGAGGATGCAGGGCCGGTCGAGACCGACGTCGAGCATCCCCAGGAGTCCACGCCAGCAGAACCGGACACAGAACCCGAGGGGGAAGCGGAGCAGCCCGCGGACGACGAGTCCGAACCGGAGATTACGATCGAAGTTCCGGATGAGGGTGCGGCTACGACAGAGGGCGAGCAAGCGTCTGACACTACCGAATCCGCCAATGGATCCACGGGGACTGAGACTCCCGACGAACCGGAGGTTGAACCCCCTTCAGAGAGTCCGGCTCCCGTCGAACGGGAGGTCGACCAGTCCAGGGAGACGGTCGATCCCGACGAGCCCAGCGAACAGGGTACAGAGCCGGATCACCCCGAGGCGGAGGGTGACGAGGACGGTACCGTCTTCGACGAGATCGATAGCGACGAGGACGGTACCGTCTTCGACGAGATCGATAGCGATGAGGGCGAAGAACACGACGGTGGCGTGATCGACGAGCGGATAGAAGGATTCGAGTACGTCGACTTCGACGCAGAGGACGGTGAGGACTGA
- a CDS encoding PhzF family phenazine biosynthesis protein — MNDEETIEVSLVDAFTEEPLTGNAAGVVTEADDLADEQMQAIARELSVSETAFVSESDEADRAIRYFTPQEEVDLCGHATVAMHAHLTETGAIEPGTHTLATNVGSIEIEVTDDGVVWMGGDSPTVRPVEIEYGRLADALGIDEIALSEPGVELSPAVASTGEPFLMVPVTYLQALLNAEPDDAAIDELCAAVDATGIYAFTFDALDPDSTLHARAFASPVGISEDPVTGTASAAAGAYLREMNAFGGELPEEMLFEQGHVLDRPGTVRVRVGDGIRVGGHAVTSLEGELAVPPAEDDEIVEV, encoded by the coding sequence ATGAACGACGAGGAGACGATCGAAGTCAGTCTGGTCGACGCGTTCACCGAGGAGCCACTGACCGGCAACGCCGCGGGAGTCGTCACCGAGGCAGACGATCTCGCGGACGAGCAGATGCAGGCCATCGCCCGGGAGCTATCGGTGAGCGAAACGGCGTTCGTAAGCGAGAGCGACGAGGCGGATCGGGCAATTCGCTACTTTACGCCGCAAGAAGAGGTCGATCTCTGCGGCCACGCGACTGTCGCCATGCACGCCCACCTGACCGAAACTGGCGCGATCGAACCGGGAACCCACACGCTCGCGACGAACGTCGGCAGTATCGAGATCGAGGTTACCGACGACGGCGTCGTCTGGATGGGCGGTGACTCTCCGACGGTACGGCCGGTCGAGATCGAGTACGGACGACTGGCTGACGCGCTCGGGATCGACGAGATTGCGCTCAGCGAACCGGGGGTCGAACTGTCGCCCGCCGTCGCCTCGACCGGTGAACCGTTCCTGATGGTCCCGGTCACGTATCTTCAGGCGTTGCTAAACGCCGAACCGGACGACGCCGCGATCGACGAACTCTGTGCCGCGGTCGACGCCACCGGGATCTACGCGTTCACGTTCGACGCGCTCGATCCCGACTCGACGCTGCACGCCCGGGCGTTCGCGTCGCCGGTGGGCATATCGGAAGATCCCGTAACGGGGACAGCAAGCGCGGCAGCCGGAGCCTACCTCCGAGAGATGAACGCCTTTGGGGGCGAGCTTCCCGAGGAGATGCTGTTCGAGCAAGGGCACGTGCTAGATCGTCCGGGCACAGTTCGCGTTCGGGTGGGTGACGGGATTCGGGTCGGCGGCCACGCGGTTACTTCTCTGGAGGGTGAACTGGCGGTTCCGCCGGCCGAAGACGACGAGATCGTCGAGGTGTAG
- a CDS encoding pantoate kinase, producing the protein MTDEATVFVPGHITGFFTISEDDDPTKAGSQGAGLALSDGVTVTVRAADERAVYLDDTSIEVESVDRVLDALNADVLVDAESDLPLGAGFGVSGALALGAAIATNRVLDRGLSENELITIAHGAEVQAGTGLGDVVAQAKGGIPIRLEPGGPQHNMLDAVPSRARVEYLHYDELSTESVLDERGEQLNSAGEKALSLLVQEPTLSSFIYASRGFAREAELLTPRVATVIDDVSDAGGQASMAMLGETVFALGSGLSDAGYEPESCSTYPAGAVFQ; encoded by the coding sequence ATGACCGACGAAGCGACGGTGTTCGTCCCGGGACATATTACGGGATTTTTCACCATCTCGGAGGACGACGATCCGACGAAAGCCGGGTCACAGGGCGCTGGCCTGGCACTGTCCGATGGCGTGACCGTCACCGTGCGGGCGGCCGACGAGCGTGCCGTGTATCTCGACGATACCAGTATCGAGGTCGAATCGGTCGACCGCGTCCTCGACGCCCTGAACGCGGACGTGCTCGTCGATGCAGAAAGCGACCTGCCGCTGGGTGCTGGGTTTGGTGTTTCGGGGGCACTCGCGCTGGGGGCAGCGATTGCGACCAATCGGGTTCTGGATCGGGGGCTCTCGGAGAACGAATTGATCACTATCGCACACGGTGCGGAAGTACAGGCGGGGACTGGCCTCGGCGATGTCGTTGCCCAGGCGAAAGGCGGGATTCCGATCAGACTCGAACCGGGCGGCCCACAGCACAACATGCTCGATGCGGTTCCATCGCGCGCCCGAGTAGAATACCTGCACTATGACGAGCTATCGACGGAGTCGGTGCTCGACGAGCGCGGCGAGCAGCTCAACAGCGCCGGAGAAAAGGCACTCTCACTGCTCGTACAGGAACCGACCCTTTCGAGTTTCATCTACGCCTCGCGTGGGTTCGCACGGGAAGCAGAGTTACTGACGCCACGGGTCGCCACAGTCATCGACGATGTCAGCGACGCTGGCGGTCAGGCCTCCATGGCGATGCTCGGTGAAACGGTGTTCGCACTGGGATCGGGACTCTCCGATGCGGGCTACGAGCCGGAAAGCTGTAGCACGTATCCGGCTGGCGCAGTGTTCCAGTGA
- a CDS encoding phosphoribosyltransferase, which produces MSDLPDDFNCTITDWEYIYGLCREVSDDIKTAEFEPDVVVALARGGWFAGRCLCDFLGLDDLASLKMEHYVGTGQKADEPQVRYPMPEGSVEGKDVLIIDDIADTGGSIKRAEEYVEERNPGEVRTATLQLLGTSEFQPDFVGERLDEWAWIVYPWNFIEDMIDLLTGVMEKADQETFDEESLRHHLAAFHDVQRIEMEIAQPGRMDEVLTEMERREEIEYAGTTDAGEDCWRLS; this is translated from the coding sequence ATGTCCGACCTTCCGGACGACTTCAACTGCACGATTACCGACTGGGAGTACATTTACGGGCTCTGTCGCGAGGTCAGCGACGACATCAAGACCGCCGAGTTCGAGCCGGACGTTGTCGTCGCGCTCGCCCGTGGGGGATGGTTCGCCGGGCGATGTCTCTGTGACTTCCTTGGACTCGACGATCTGGCGAGCCTGAAGATGGAACACTACGTCGGCACCGGACAGAAAGCCGACGAGCCACAGGTCCGCTATCCGATGCCCGAGGGAAGCGTCGAGGGTAAGGACGTGTTGATCATCGACGACATCGCCGACACCGGTGGCTCGATCAAACGCGCCGAGGAGTACGTCGAGGAGCGAAACCCCGGCGAGGTCCGAACGGCGACGCTCCAGTTGCTCGGTACAAGCGAGTTCCAGCCCGACTTCGTCGGGGAGCGACTCGACGAGTGGGCGTGGATCGTCTATCCCTGGAACTTCATCGAGGATATGATCGATCTCCTCACCGGCGTGATGGAGAAAGCCGATCAGGAGACGTTCGACGAGGAGTCGTTGCGACACCATCTCGCCGCATTCCACGACGTCCAGCGCATCGAGATGGAGATCGCACAGCCCGGTCGGATGGACGAGGTGCTCACCGAGATGGAACGCCGTGAAGAGATCGAGTACGCCGGAACTACTGACGCGGGCGAGGACTGCTGGCGGCTCTCCTGA
- the ppsA gene encoding phosphoenolpyruvate synthase, with amino-acid sequence MPVYWLDEIGGDDLDIVGGKGASLGEMTGAGLPVPPGFVVSAGTYRLFIEEAGIDDELFSVVDVDVEDSAVLADAAERAQTLIVETEFPEDVRTEILDAYRSIGVSDGSERTEPFVAVRSSATAEDLPDASFAGQQETFLNIREEGLLERIRECWASLFTQRAIYYRQKQGFDHRSVNIAVVVQRMVDADRSGVLFTSHPSTGDPRMIVEAAWGLGEAVVSGAVSPDNYVIDRADGDVLTATVADKKVMHVRDAETGETVESSVPEHRRQQRVLSDEELHELVALGERVEDHYGSPQDVEWAIVDGELFLLQSRPITTIGEGEDREGVTASTTDVLDTGTPDSGTTDGSGTVSEETGEGEELINGLGASPGTVTGPVRVVDRLDELDRVNEGDVIVTEMTTPDMVPAMKRAAGIVTDEGGMTSHAAIISRELGVPAVVGTQSATVQLDDGQVVTLDGKRGAITSGTSASSSEPTPDVEAMPAETKPMTATEVKVNLSVPDAAERAAALGADGVGLLRIEHMVLSLDKTPERYVADHGADAYVDELIDGIRTVADAFYPRSVRVRTLDAPTDEFRELQGGDDEPHEHNPMLGYRGIRRSLDRPDVFRHELEAVKRLHEMGYDNIEIMFPLVTDADDVRRVRSLLSEVGIDPDKRNWGVMIETPASALQIEEIADEGIDFASFGTNDLTQYTLAVDRNNEVVADRFDELHPAVLELIESTIATCREHGVDTSICGQAGSKPEMVEFLVKAGVSSISANIDAVRDVQREIKRVEQRLLLDSVR; translated from the coding sequence ATGCCAGTATATTGGCTGGACGAGATAGGGGGAGACGATCTGGATATTGTCGGTGGTAAAGGAGCATCGCTCGGCGAGATGACGGGAGCGGGCCTCCCCGTTCCGCCGGGGTTCGTGGTTAGTGCCGGAACGTATCGGCTGTTTATCGAAGAGGCGGGTATCGACGACGAACTGTTCTCCGTCGTCGACGTCGATGTCGAAGATTCGGCTGTGCTGGCCGATGCAGCGGAGCGAGCGCAGACGCTGATCGTCGAGACGGAGTTCCCCGAGGATGTACGGACGGAGATACTCGACGCGTACCGTTCGATCGGAGTCAGTGACGGGAGTGAACGAACGGAGCCGTTCGTCGCGGTCCGGTCGAGTGCAACAGCAGAGGACCTGCCGGACGCGAGTTTCGCTGGGCAACAGGAGACGTTTCTCAATATCCGCGAGGAGGGCCTGCTCGAACGGATCCGCGAGTGCTGGGCATCGCTGTTCACACAGCGGGCGATCTACTACCGGCAGAAACAGGGGTTCGACCACAGGAGCGTAAACATCGCAGTCGTTGTCCAGCGAATGGTGGACGCGGATCGGAGCGGTGTGCTCTTTACGAGTCACCCCTCGACAGGGGATCCCAGAATGATCGTCGAGGCGGCGTGGGGACTGGGCGAGGCCGTCGTCTCTGGTGCCGTCTCGCCGGACAACTACGTGATTGATCGAGCGGACGGGGATGTCCTCACCGCGACGGTCGCGGACAAGAAGGTCATGCACGTCAGAGACGCAGAAACCGGTGAGACTGTCGAGAGCTCCGTTCCCGAACACCGGCGACAGCAACGGGTCCTCTCGGACGAGGAGCTCCACGAACTGGTCGCCCTCGGCGAGCGCGTCGAAGACCACTACGGAAGCCCACAGGACGTCGAGTGGGCGATCGTGGACGGCGAGCTATTTTTGCTTCAGTCCCGTCCCATCACGACGATCGGCGAGGGAGAGGACCGGGAGGGCGTGACCGCATCGACTACTGACGTACTCGATACTGGCACACCAGACAGTGGTACAACCGATGGGAGCGGGACGGTTTCGGAGGAGACGGGTGAAGGCGAGGAGCTTATCAACGGACTCGGTGCGAGTCCGGGAACGGTCACGGGTCCGGTACGGGTCGTCGACAGGCTCGACGAACTCGACAGGGTCAACGAGGGCGACGTAATCGTGACCGAGATGACGACGCCAGACATGGTCCCTGCGATGAAACGGGCTGCAGGGATCGTCACCGACGAAGGTGGGATGACGAGCCATGCGGCGATCATCTCCCGGGAGCTGGGCGTGCCCGCCGTGGTCGGAACGCAGAGTGCGACGGTCCAGCTTGATGACGGGCAGGTAGTCACTCTCGACGGCAAGCGGGGAGCCATCACGAGTGGAACCAGCGCGAGTAGTTCGGAGCCCACCCCAGATGTCGAGGCGATGCCCGCGGAGACGAAGCCGATGACCGCGACCGAGGTAAAAGTCAACCTCTCGGTCCCGGACGCTGCGGAACGTGCGGCCGCGCTGGGTGCGGATGGTGTCGGACTGCTACGGATCGAACACATGGTGCTGTCGCTCGACAAGACGCCCGAGCGCTACGTTGCTGATCACGGTGCCGACGCGTACGTCGACGAACTGATCGACGGGATTCGAACGGTCGCAGATGCGTTTTACCCCCGCTCCGTCCGGGTCCGGACGCTCGACGCGCCAACCGACGAGTTCCGTGAACTACAGGGTGGGGACGACGAACCCCACGAGCACAATCCGATGCTCGGCTACCGGGGGATCAGGCGGAGCCTCGACAGGCCAGACGTGTTCCGTCACGAACTTGAGGCCGTAAAGCGCCTGCACGAGATGGGCTACGATAACATCGAGATAATGTTCCCGCTCGTGACCGATGCGGATGACGTGCGTCGTGTTCGTTCTCTGCTGTCGGAGGTCGGGATCGATCCGGACAAACGTAACTGGGGCGTGATGATCGAGACGCCTGCGAGCGCGCTTCAGATCGAGGAAATAGCGGATGAAGGGATCGACTTCGCCTCGTTCGGGACGAACGATCTCACCCAGTACACGCTTGCCGTCGACCGAAACAACGAGGTCGTCGCGGATCGGTTCGACGAACTTCACCCGGCAGTGCTTGAGCTGATAGAGTCGACGATTGCAACCTGTCGCGAACACGGCGTCGACACCAGCATCTGTGGGCAGGCCGGATCGAAACCGGAGATGGTCGAGTTTCTCGTCAAGGCGGGCGTCTCCTCGATCAGTGCGAATATCGACGCGGTGCGGGACGTCCAGCGGGAAATAAAACGGGTTGAGCAGCGCCTACTCCTCGACTCCGTCCGGTGA